The Erwinia sp. SLM-02 genome has a window encoding:
- the birA gene encoding bifunctional biotin--[acetyl-CoA-carboxylase] ligase/biotin operon repressor BirA, with protein sequence MKDNTVPLKLVSILANGEFHSGEHLGEQLGMSRAAINKHIQTLKEWGIDVFTVTGKGYSLSSSMQLLNEQEINARLDDGRLAVIPVIDSTNQYLFERMDTLQSGDACVAEYQQAGRGRRGRQWVSPFGVNLYLSMYWRLEQGPAAAMGLSLVIGIVLAEALQELGAADVRVKWPNDIYLEDRKLAGILVELTGKTGDAAQIVIGAGINLGMRAPAAEAINQGWINLQEAGVKVDRNALSAKIVNKLRSALTEFEQDGLTPFVGRWARLDNFIDRPVKLLIGDREIFGIARGIDQQGGLILEQDGVRKSWVGGEISLRPQN encoded by the coding sequence ATGAAAGATAATACCGTACCCCTGAAGCTGGTTTCTATTCTGGCTAACGGTGAGTTTCATTCCGGCGAGCATCTCGGTGAACAACTGGGGATGAGTCGTGCTGCCATCAATAAGCATATTCAGACGCTTAAAGAATGGGGTATTGATGTTTTTACGGTCACAGGAAAAGGTTACAGCCTGTCTTCATCAATGCAGTTACTTAATGAACAGGAAATCAATGCCCGCCTGGACGATGGGCGCCTGGCCGTCATCCCGGTTATTGATTCAACCAACCAGTACCTGTTTGAACGTATGGACACGCTGCAGTCAGGAGACGCCTGCGTTGCCGAGTATCAACAGGCAGGAAGGGGGCGACGAGGAAGGCAGTGGGTTTCACCCTTCGGAGTGAATCTGTACCTGTCCATGTACTGGCGTCTTGAACAGGGTCCGGCCGCAGCGATGGGGTTGAGCCTGGTCATTGGTATCGTGCTGGCTGAAGCTCTACAGGAACTCGGTGCTGCTGATGTCCGTGTCAAATGGCCTAATGATATTTATCTCGAAGATCGTAAGCTGGCGGGTATTCTGGTCGAACTTACGGGAAAAACCGGTGATGCTGCTCAAATTGTCATTGGTGCCGGTATCAATCTGGGTATGCGCGCCCCGGCGGCCGAAGCGATAAACCAGGGCTGGATAAACCTTCAGGAAGCGGGCGTGAAGGTTGACCGTAACGCTTTATCTGCGAAGATTGTGAACAAGTTGCGTTCTGCGCTGACTGAGTTTGAGCAAGATGGCTTGACGCCGTTTGTGGGGCGCTGGGCCCGACTGGATAATTTTATCGACCGGCCGGTTAAATTACTGATTGGCGATCGGGAAATATTTGGTATTGCGCGAGGTATCGATCAGCAGGGTGGCCTGATCCTTGAACAGGATGGCGTCAGGAAGTCCTGGGTTGGTGGCGAGATTTCATTGAGACCACAAAATTAA
- the coaA gene encoding type I pantothenate kinase, which translates to MSKKDSLLTTPYLQFNRTQWAALRDSVPMTLSEDEIAQLKGINEDLSLEEVAEIYLPLSRLLNFYISSNLGRQAVLEKFLGTKGQKVPYIISIAGSVAVGKSTTARVLQALLSRWPEHRRVELITTDGFLHPNSVLKERDLMKKKGFPLSYDMHRLVNFVSELKSGATQVTAPVYSHLIYDVIPDGDKIVQQPDILILEGLNVLQSGMDYPHDPHHVFVSDFVDFSIYVDAPEDLLEHWYINRFLKFRQGAFSDPDSYFHHYAQLPEEEAVGIATQLWKEINHLNLKENILPTRERASLIMTKSFGHAVDLVRLRK; encoded by the coding sequence ATGAGCAAAAAAGATTCGTTGTTAACTACGCCCTATTTGCAATTCAACCGTACTCAGTGGGCCGCGCTGCGCGATTCAGTGCCAATGACCCTGTCTGAGGATGAAATTGCCCAGCTGAAAGGGATTAATGAAGATCTCTCGCTAGAAGAAGTTGCCGAGATCTACCTGCCGCTATCCCGACTGCTGAATTTTTATATCAGCTCTAATTTGGGGCGCCAGGCCGTTCTGGAGAAATTCCTCGGCACTAAAGGGCAGAAAGTGCCTTATATCATCAGTATCGCGGGCAGCGTTGCAGTAGGAAAAAGTACGACGGCACGCGTGCTGCAGGCTCTGCTTAGTCGCTGGCCGGAGCACCGTCGAGTCGAGTTAATCACCACCGATGGATTTCTGCACCCAAACTCGGTACTGAAAGAACGTGACCTGATGAAGAAAAAGGGATTCCCTCTTTCTTACGATATGCACCGGCTGGTGAATTTCGTTTCGGAATTGAAGTCGGGTGCCACGCAGGTTACCGCGCCGGTCTATTCTCATCTTATTTATGATGTGATCCCGGACGGCGATAAGATCGTTCAGCAGCCGGATATCCTTATTCTTGAAGGGCTGAATGTACTGCAAAGCGGCATGGATTATCCGCACGATCCTCACCATGTTTTCGTGTCAGATTTTGTTGATTTCTCTATTTATGTCGATGCGCCTGAAGATTTACTGGAACACTGGTATATCAATCGTTTCCTGAAATTCCGTCAGGGTGCATTCAGCGATCCTGACTCTTATTTCCATCACTACGCGCAGCTACCAGAGGAAGAAGCGGTCGGCATCGCGACTCAGTTGTGGAAAGAAATTAATCACTTAAACTTAAAAGAAAATATATTGCCGACTCGCGAACGAGCCAGCCTGATCATGACCAAAAGCTTTGGCCATGCGGTTGATTTGGTAAGATTAAGAAAGTAA